In the Streptomyces sp. BHT-5-2 genome, one interval contains:
- a CDS encoding arsenate reductase family protein translates to MEIWINPACSKCRSAVQLLDSEGAEYTVRRYLEQPPSAQELREVLARLTLEPWDITRTQEAEAKELGLKDWGRTADDRERWIEALAAHPRLIQRPIITADDGSALVGRSEDAVRDALGRTGGGPTS, encoded by the coding sequence ATGGAGATCTGGATCAACCCGGCCTGTTCCAAGTGCCGTTCCGCCGTGCAGCTCCTCGACTCGGAGGGGGCGGAGTACACCGTGCGGCGCTATCTCGAACAGCCGCCGAGCGCGCAGGAGCTGCGCGAGGTGCTGGCGCGGCTGACGCTGGAGCCGTGGGACATCACCCGCACCCAGGAGGCCGAGGCGAAGGAGCTCGGCCTGAAGGACTGGGGCCGCACGGCGGACGACCGCGAGCGGTGGATCGAGGCGCTGGCGGCGCACCCCCGGCTGATCCAGCGCCCGATCATCACCGCCGACGACGGCTCGGCGCTGGTGGGACGCAGTGAGGATGCCGTACGGGACGCGCTGGGACGGACCGGGGGCGGACCGACCTCCTGA
- a CDS encoding PP2C family protein-serine/threonine phosphatase → MTRGAGAESLRARMHKRLHRTRIGMRKAGVDYFRGDGSDWLALAALLAAVPAIALGTLWHPEWIAPTALVLPVIAGGLLLRPANLLVLYAASAAALIVEAALFGPYDEGRDRITPGTVLVVAAVGLSGLLVAQFRSRVGVPWRRGGTMLFDLRERIRVQSTLPKLPKGWHHEMALRPAGGQSFSGDFVVASRTQGGNILEVVLTDVSGKGMDAASRALLLSGAFGGLLGSLPPHGFLPAANGYLLRQDWDEGFATSVHLVLDLESGDYELFSAGHLPGLQLSAGTGRWEEKAGEGPLLGVYDGAQFDPVKGTLRPGDVLMLFTDGLVEAADRDIAEGMDRLTGEAERYVHSGFAGAAWHLIEAVAKDVNDDRALLLICRDG, encoded by the coding sequence ATGACACGCGGCGCGGGAGCGGAAAGCCTGAGGGCCCGGATGCACAAACGGCTGCACCGGACCCGCATCGGCATGCGCAAGGCCGGTGTCGACTACTTCCGCGGCGACGGCTCCGACTGGCTCGCGCTGGCCGCCCTGCTCGCCGCCGTCCCGGCCATCGCCCTGGGCACCCTCTGGCACCCGGAGTGGATCGCGCCGACCGCGCTGGTCCTCCCGGTCATCGCCGGCGGGCTGCTGCTGCGGCCGGCCAACCTCCTCGTCCTGTACGCCGCCTCGGCCGCCGCACTGATCGTCGAGGCGGCGCTGTTCGGCCCGTACGACGAGGGGCGGGACCGGATCACCCCGGGCACGGTCCTGGTGGTCGCCGCGGTCGGGCTCTCCGGGCTGCTGGTGGCGCAGTTCCGCAGCCGGGTCGGGGTGCCCTGGCGGCGCGGCGGCACCATGCTCTTCGACCTGCGGGAACGGATCCGGGTGCAGAGCACGCTGCCCAAGCTTCCCAAGGGCTGGCACCACGAGATGGCGCTCCGCCCGGCCGGCGGCCAGTCCTTCTCCGGCGACTTCGTGGTGGCCTCCCGCACCCAGGGCGGCAACATCCTGGAGGTCGTGCTCACCGACGTCTCCGGCAAGGGCATGGACGCGGCGTCCCGGGCGCTGCTGCTCTCCGGCGCCTTCGGCGGCCTGCTGGGCTCGCTGCCGCCGCACGGCTTCCTGCCGGCCGCCAACGGCTATCTGCTCCGCCAGGACTGGGACGAGGGCTTCGCCACCTCCGTCCACCTCGTCCTGGACCTGGAGTCCGGGGACTACGAGCTGTTCTCCGCGGGCCATCTCCCCGGCCTCCAGCTCAGTGCGGGCACCGGCCGCTGGGAGGAGAAGGCGGGGGAGGGCCCGCTGCTCGGGGTCTACGACGGCGCCCAGTTCGACCCGGTCAAGGGGACGCTGCGCCCCGGCGACGTGCTGATGCTGTTCACCGACGGCCTGGTGGAGGCCGCCGACCGCGACATCGCCGAGGGCATGGACCGGCTGACCGGCGAGGCCGAGCGCTATGTGCACAGCGGCTTCGCCGGCGCCGCCTGGCATCTGATCGAGGCGGTCGCCAAGGACGTCAACGACGACCGGGCGCTGCTGCTCATCTGCCGGGACGGCTGA
- a CDS encoding ATP-dependent Clp protease proteolytic subunit has protein sequence MNNYPGSGLYERTKAEFSGMTAESRYIVPRFVERTSQGVREYDPYAKLFEERVIFLGVQIDDASANDVMAQLLCLESMDPDRDISVYINSPGGSFTALTAIYDTMQFVKPDIQTVCMGQAASAAAVLLAAGTPGKRMALPNARVLIHQPFSETGRGQVSDLEIAAREIQRMRQQLEEMLAKHSSTPIEKIREDIERDKILTAEESLAYGLVDQIVSTRKTSVSV, from the coding sequence ATGAACAACTACCCCGGAAGCGGCCTTTACGAGCGCACGAAGGCCGAGTTCTCCGGCATGACCGCCGAGTCCCGCTACATCGTTCCGCGCTTCGTCGAGCGCACCTCGCAGGGCGTGCGCGAGTACGACCCGTACGCGAAGCTCTTCGAGGAGCGGGTGATCTTCCTCGGGGTGCAGATCGACGACGCCTCCGCCAACGACGTCATGGCCCAGCTGCTGTGCCTGGAGTCGATGGACCCGGACCGCGACATCTCGGTCTACATCAACAGCCCCGGTGGTTCCTTCACCGCGCTGACGGCGATCTACGACACCATGCAGTTCGTCAAGCCCGACATCCAGACGGTCTGCATGGGCCAGGCGGCCTCCGCGGCGGCCGTGCTGCTGGCGGCCGGCACCCCGGGCAAGCGCATGGCGCTGCCCAACGCCCGGGTCCTGATCCACCAGCCGTTCAGCGAGACCGGCCGCGGCCAGGTCTCCGACCTGGAGATCGCCGCCCGCGAGATCCAGCGGATGCGCCAGCAGCTGGAGGAGATGCTGGCCAAGCACTCGTCCACGCCGATCGAGAAGATCCGCGAGGACATCGAGCGTGACAAGATCCTCACCGCCGAGGAGTCGCTGGCGTACGGTCTGGTCGACCAGATCGTCTCGACGCGGAAGACCTCCGTCTCCGTCTGA
- a CDS encoding cation:proton antiporter: MGGAFLAAAVLARLGGRIGLPTIPLFILAGILLGPHTPGIVLVADPHDLEMLSLLGLVLLLFYLGLEFHVDDLKTGGRRMALAGGAYLTLNVGAGLGFGFALGWGTSEALVLAGVLGISSSAIVTKVLVDTGRLGNPETKPILGIIVVEDIFLALYLAALQPVLSGADSLASAAPAAGKAFGFLLLLAAAARWGTRVVGRLIATKDNELLVISFLGAAVLVAGISEWFGVADAIGAFMVGLMLGGTRSGPRIRKLVHPLRDAFGAIFFFAFGLSIDPGDLPSVVWPVLIAVALTLLMNVLAGMTAARIYGFGPGPAANIATALLARGEFALILATMAAGAGLDERLAPFIAGYVLVLAVLGPLAAGRSGLLARVLPSGRTGRVAEPEPVGRA; this comes from the coding sequence ATGGGCGGTGCCTTCCTCGCCGCCGCCGTCCTCGCCCGCCTCGGCGGCCGCATCGGACTCCCGACCATCCCCCTGTTCATCCTGGCCGGAATCCTGCTCGGCCCGCACACCCCCGGCATCGTGCTGGTCGCCGACCCGCACGACCTGGAGATGCTCTCCCTCCTCGGCCTGGTGCTGCTGCTCTTCTACCTTGGCCTGGAATTCCATGTGGACGACCTCAAGACGGGCGGCCGCCGGATGGCGCTGGCCGGCGGCGCGTATCTGACGCTGAACGTCGGCGCCGGCCTCGGCTTCGGCTTCGCGCTCGGCTGGGGCACCTCCGAGGCGCTGGTGCTCGCCGGGGTGCTGGGCATCTCGTCGTCCGCGATCGTCACCAAGGTGCTGGTCGACACCGGGCGGTTGGGCAACCCGGAGACCAAGCCGATCCTCGGCATCATCGTCGTCGAGGACATCTTCCTGGCCCTGTACCTGGCCGCGCTGCAGCCGGTGCTCTCCGGGGCCGACTCGCTCGCCTCGGCGGCGCCGGCCGCCGGGAAGGCGTTCGGCTTCCTGCTGCTGCTCGCCGCCGCGGCCCGCTGGGGCACCCGCGTGGTCGGCCGGCTGATCGCCACCAAGGACAACGAACTGCTGGTGATCTCCTTCCTGGGTGCCGCCGTGCTGGTCGCCGGGATCTCCGAGTGGTTCGGTGTCGCGGACGCCATCGGGGCGTTCATGGTGGGCCTGATGCTCGGCGGGACGCGGTCCGGGCCGCGGATCCGGAAGCTGGTGCATCCGCTGCGGGACGCGTTCGGGGCGATCTTCTTCTTCGCGTTCGGGCTCTCCATCGACCCCGGCGACCTGCCGAGCGTCGTGTGGCCGGTGCTGATCGCGGTGGCGCTGACGCTGCTGATGAACGTCCTGGCGGGGATGACCGCGGCCCGGATCTACGGCTTCGGGCCGGGCCCGGCCGCGAACATCGCCACCGCGCTGCTGGCCCGCGGCGAGTTCGCGCTGATCCTGGCGACGATGGCGGCGGGCGCCGGACTCGACGAGCGGCTGGCGCCGTTCATCGCCGGCTATGTGCTCGTCCTGGCCGTCCTCGGCCCGCTGGCCGCCGGCCGCTCCGGGCTGCTGGCCCGGGTGCTGCCGAGCGGCCGCACGGGGCGGGTCGCGGAGCCGGAGCCGGTCGGCCGCGCCTAG
- a CDS encoding ATP-dependent Clp protease proteolytic subunit — protein MPSAAAEPTIGGLGDQVYNRLLGERIIFLGQPVDDDIANKITAQLLLLAADPDKDIYLYINSPGGSVPAGMAIYDTMQYIKNDVVTIAMGLAASMGQFLLSAGTPGKRFALPNAEILIHQPSAGLAGSASDIKIHADQLLRTKKRLGELSAHHTGQTLEQWTKDADRDRWFSAEEAKAYGIIDEVMHSAASVPGGGGTGA, from the coding sequence ATGCCTTCCGCCGCCGCTGAGCCGACCATCGGTGGCCTCGGCGACCAGGTCTACAACCGGCTGCTCGGCGAGCGGATCATCTTCCTCGGCCAGCCGGTCGACGACGACATCGCCAACAAGATCACGGCGCAGCTGCTGCTCCTGGCCGCTGACCCCGACAAGGACATCTACCTCTACATCAACTCCCCCGGCGGCTCGGTCCCGGCCGGCATGGCGATCTACGACACCATGCAGTACATCAAGAACGACGTGGTCACCATCGCCATGGGCCTCGCCGCCTCGATGGGCCAGTTCCTGCTGAGCGCCGGCACGCCGGGCAAGCGCTTCGCGCTGCCGAACGCCGAGATCCTGATCCACCAGCCCTCCGCCGGCCTGGCGGGCTCGGCCTCGGACATCAAGATCCACGCCGACCAGCTGCTCCGCACGAAGAAGCGCCTGGGCGAGCTCTCCGCGCACCACACCGGCCAGACCCTGGAGCAGTGGACCAAGGACGCCGACCGCGACCGCTGGTTCAGCGCCGAGGAGGCCAAGGCGTACGGCATCATCGACGAGGTCATGCACTCCGCCGCCAGTGTCCCGGGCGGGGGCGGCACCGGGGCCTGA
- the tig gene encoding trigger factor — protein MKSAVETLNPTRVRLTVEVPFEELKDSLDAAYKKINQQVTVKGFRKGKIPARVIDQRFGRGAVLEEAVNDALPKFYTNAVNEAELNVLGQPEVDITELKDNELLAFTAEVDIRPALEIPDYSGIEVEVDAVEVSDEDVEKSVEQLRERFASTTTVERAAEDGDVVTVDLEAKVDGEVLADGIANGVSYTIGSGELLDGIDEAVKGLEAGGSATFTSELKGGSAQGKEASVKVDVTEVKARELPALDDDFAQLASEFDTLDELKADSRKRLERMKKFDQATQAQEKVLDALLGLIEVPIPEKLLEDEIRTRKHNLEHHQLGQMGLDLAKYLELQGKSEEEFDAETKEQAEKGIKTQFVLDELVNKEKLNVSQEELTEHLMRRAQSSGMSPDQFAQAVVEGGQVPMLVGEVARGKALAVVVEAASVKDTNGEAVDLEDEDEAEAAEAVVAEAEGTEEKAEEAAKTEG, from the coding sequence GTGAAGAGCGCCGTGGAGACCCTGAACCCGACCCGGGTTCGGCTCACTGTCGAGGTGCCCTTCGAGGAGCTCAAGGACAGCCTCGACGCGGCGTACAAGAAGATCAACCAGCAGGTCACGGTGAAGGGCTTCCGCAAGGGCAAGATCCCTGCCCGCGTCATCGACCAGCGGTTCGGTCGTGGCGCCGTGCTGGAGGAGGCCGTCAACGACGCGCTCCCGAAGTTCTACACCAACGCGGTCAACGAGGCGGAGCTGAACGTCCTCGGCCAGCCCGAGGTGGACATCACCGAGCTCAAGGACAACGAGCTGCTGGCCTTCACCGCCGAGGTCGACATCCGCCCCGCCCTGGAGATCCCGGACTACTCCGGCATCGAGGTCGAGGTCGACGCCGTCGAGGTGTCGGACGAGGACGTCGAGAAGTCGGTCGAGCAGCTGCGTGAGCGCTTCGCCTCGACCACCACGGTCGAGCGCGCCGCCGAGGACGGCGACGTGGTGACCGTGGACCTGGAGGCCAAGGTCGACGGCGAGGTGCTGGCCGACGGCATCGCCAACGGCGTCAGCTACACCATCGGCTCCGGTGAGCTCCTCGACGGCATCGACGAGGCCGTCAAGGGCCTGGAGGCCGGCGGCAGCGCGACCTTCACCTCCGAGCTCAAGGGCGGCTCCGCCCAGGGCAAGGAGGCTTCGGTCAAGGTCGACGTCACCGAGGTCAAGGCCCGCGAACTCCCCGCCCTGGACGACGACTTCGCCCAGCTGGCCAGCGAGTTCGACACCCTCGACGAGCTCAAGGCGGACAGCCGCAAGCGCCTGGAGCGGATGAAGAAGTTCGACCAGGCCACCCAGGCCCAGGAGAAGGTCCTGGACGCGCTGCTCGGCCTGATCGAGGTCCCGATCCCCGAGAAGCTGCTCGAGGACGAGATCCGCACCCGCAAGCACAACCTCGAGCACCACCAGCTCGGCCAGATGGGCCTCGACCTCGCCAAGTACCTGGAGCTCCAGGGCAAGAGCGAGGAAGAGTTCGACGCCGAGACCAAGGAGCAGGCGGAGAAGGGCATCAAGACCCAGTTCGTCCTCGACGAGCTGGTCAACAAGGAGAAGCTCAACGTCAGCCAGGAGGAGCTCACCGAGCACCTCATGCGGCGTGCCCAGTCCTCCGGCATGAGCCCCGACCAGTTCGCCCAGGCGGTCGTCGAGGGCGGCCAGGTGCCGATGCTGGTGGGCGAGGTCGCCCGCGGCAAGGCCCTCGCGGTGGTCGTCGAGGCCGCCTCGGTCAAGGACACCAACGGCGAGGCCGTCGACCTGGAGGACGAGGACGAGGCGGAGGCCGCCGAGGCCGTCGTCGCCGAGGCCGAGGGCACCGAGGAGAAGGCCGAGGAGGCCGCCAAGACCGAGGGCTGA